From a region of the Tateyamaria omphalii genome:
- a CDS encoding HesB/IscA family protein: protein MQLPPKVTDRAFERLAEIGAADQGQALRVAVEGGGCSGFQYEIALDDPKEDDLVLEGAGEKVVVDSISLPFLSNAVIDFSEELIGARFVIENPNATSSCGCGTSFSM, encoded by the coding sequence ATGCAATTGCCACCCAAAGTGACCGACCGCGCCTTTGAACGCCTGGCCGAGATTGGCGCCGCCGATCAGGGACAAGCCCTGCGCGTGGCCGTCGAAGGGGGTGGATGTTCCGGGTTTCAGTATGAAATCGCGCTGGACGACCCGAAGGAAGACGACCTCGTATTGGAAGGCGCGGGCGAAAAGGTTGTCGTGGACAGCATCAGCCTGCCCTTCCTGTCCAACGCGGTCATCGACTTTTCCGAGGAATTGATCGGCGCGCGGTTCGTGATCGAGAACCCCAACGCCACCAGTTCGTGCGGCTGCGGTACGTCTTTTTCAATGTAG
- a CDS encoding DUF6902 family protein, which yields MSNIIALNVPPRRQRMADRTDRLIDLFATQRRIPDDVFWLKENAELLSILECTGMQVSDAALDPHVDFYAGLKERLRFFPQYYRFLLSIGLDLEDLGVRGTGVDAQMEGLCHWVAAQGLPDAELSDLQRAEARRLLERRGVCCKAADPDLDTRLRAFIGRAETFGLPNKKAAYELTHIVFYLSEYGRRDPNLDAGALRSLEYVGILAHMDQNIDLLAEVCIALKHAGQEPNAVWVDAARTAMGAFAVVADDAVSGPDDYHEYLVANWAAQVLGHDDTGAAIPVGRVRFDQQQYRPSALRGVSGALFAASQTRSKDWGHMSDYVFSALEDDAALLLEATIASTMEFEAFFDVFARA from the coding sequence ATGTCAAACATCATTGCGCTCAATGTCCCGCCGCGCCGCCAGCGCATGGCCGACCGGACGGACAGGCTGATTGACCTTTTTGCCACGCAGCGCCGGATCCCCGACGATGTCTTCTGGCTGAAGGAAAACGCCGAACTGCTCAGCATCCTCGAATGTACGGGGATGCAGGTCAGCGACGCAGCACTTGATCCGCATGTCGATTTCTACGCGGGGCTGAAAGAGCGGTTAAGGTTCTTTCCACAATACTACCGCTTCCTGCTGTCCATCGGTCTGGATCTGGAAGATCTGGGGGTGCGGGGCACCGGCGTGGATGCGCAGATGGAGGGCTTGTGCCACTGGGTCGCCGCGCAGGGGCTGCCCGATGCCGAACTGAGTGATCTGCAACGCGCCGAGGCACGACGGCTGCTTGAACGGCGGGGTGTGTGCTGCAAGGCCGCCGATCCCGACCTGGACACCCGATTGCGGGCGTTCATCGGTCGGGCAGAGACGTTCGGTTTGCCGAACAAAAAGGCGGCGTATGAGCTGACGCATATCGTCTTTTACCTGTCGGAATACGGGCGGCGTGATCCGAACCTGGATGCAGGCGCGCTGCGCAGCCTCGAATATGTCGGCATCCTTGCGCATATGGATCAAAACATCGACCTGCTGGCCGAGGTTTGCATTGCTTTGAAACATGCAGGGCAGGAGCCCAACGCGGTCTGGGTCGATGCGGCGCGCACGGCGATGGGCGCGTTTGCAGTGGTCGCGGACGACGCGGTGAGCGGGCCGGATGACTACCACGAATACCTTGTGGCAAATTGGGCGGCTCAGGTTCTTGGCCACGATGACACGGGGGCGGCCATTCCTGTCGGGCGCGTGCGCTTTGATCAACAGCAATACCGGCCAAGCGCCCTGCGCGGGGTGTCAGGCGCGCTCTTTGCCGCATCGCAAACGCGCAGCAAAGACTGGGGGCACATGTCCGACTACGTGTTCAGCGCGCTGGAAGATGATGCTGCCCTGCTGTTGGAGGCAACCATCGCGTCCACCATGGAATTCGAGGCGTTCTTTGACGTCTTCGCGCGCGCCTGA
- a CDS encoding DUF6749 family protein: MTAQRKINVALDTSAIGGLHAGDGVDLFSTSSAPGAFETILGEGVEMFSTSSAPMATDATVGDGTHLFSTSSAPFATDTTMGDGVEMFSTSSAPVATDATLGDGVELFSTSSAPAAIETAAGDGVELFSTSSGPLTSEAASGDATGAFSSGSGPVTGTVTQGDVTGLFSSGS, translated from the coding sequence ATGACAGCCCAACGCAAAATCAACGTCGCTCTCGATACCTCCGCAATCGGTGGCTTGCACGCTGGCGACGGGGTCGATCTGTTTTCGACCAGCAGCGCACCCGGCGCATTCGAGACCATCCTCGGTGAAGGTGTCGAGATGTTCTCGACCAGCAGTGCCCCAATGGCAACAGACGCAACCGTCGGGGACGGAACACACCTGTTTTCCACCAGCAGCGCGCCGTTTGCGACCGACACAACGATGGGCGACGGGGTCGAGATGTTCTCGACCAGCAGCGCACCTGTCGCAACGGATGCCACCCTGGGCGATGGTGTGGAATTGTTCTCGACCAGCAGTGCGCCTGCGGCGATCGAAACTGCGGCCGGTGACGGGGTTGAACTCTTCTCGACCAGCAGCGGCCCCCTGACTTCGGAGGCGGCATCCGGCGATGCGACCGGCGCGTTTTCGTCCGGTTCCGGCCCCGTAACAGGCACCGTGACCCAAGGTGACGTCACCGGCCTGTTCTCCTCGGGCTCCTGA